Proteins co-encoded in one Camelus bactrianus isolate YW-2024 breed Bactrian camel chromosome 6, ASM4877302v1, whole genome shotgun sequence genomic window:
- the SLC39A2 gene encoding zinc transporter ZIP2, whose amino-acid sequence MEPLLGVKIGCLFAMLVLTLICGLIPICFKWFQTDAATGRHHWILSLLGCTSAGIFLGAGFMHMTAEALEGIEAEIQKLVTQNRTKSEGNSSDDADSTHIKYPYGELIISLGFFLVFLLESLALQCCPGAAGGSTVQEQQWGGAHGLELHSHGPLPSPSRGPLRAFILLLSLSFHSVFEGLAVGLQSTVATTVQLCLAVLAHKGLVVFSVGLRLVQRHTGSRWAMLSILSLALMSPLGLALGLAVAEGDSEAGQGLAQAVLEGVAAGTFLYVTFLEILPQELASPEAPLAKWGCVAAGFAFMAVIALWA is encoded by the exons ATGGAGCCACTGCTAGGAGTGAAAATTGGCTGCCTGTTCGCCATGCTGGTTCTCACTCTGATCTGTGGCCTCATTCCCATCTGCTTCAAATGGTTCCAGACTGATGCAGCCACAG GTCGACACCACTGGATCCTCAGCCTCCTGGGCTGCACTTCTGCTGGCATTTTCCTGGGAGCGGGGTTCATGCACATGACGGCTGAAGCCTTGGAAGGAATTGAAGCAGAGATCCAGAAGTTGGTGACACAG AACAGGACAAAAAGTGAGGGAAATTCTTCTGACGATGCTGATTCAACTCAT ATCAAGTATCCCTATGGAGAGCTCATCATCTCCCTGGGCTTCTTCCTTGTCTTCCTTCTGGAGTCGCTGGCATTGCAGTGctgtcctggggctgctggaGGATCAACAGTGCAGGAGCAGCAGTGGGGTGGAGCTCACGGCCTTGAACTCCACAGCCATGGACCTCTACCCTCACCGTCTCGGGGTCCCCTGCGAGCCTTCATCCTCTTGCTCTCACTCTCCTTTCACTCCGTGTTTGAAGGTCTAGCTGTGGGGCTGCAGTCCACAGTGGCAACCACTGTGCAGCTCTGTCTTGCTGTCCTGGCTCACAAGGGGCTTGTAGTGTTCAGTGTAGGACTGCGGCTGGTGCAGAGACACACTGGATCACGTTGGGCCATGCTCTCCATACTGTCCTTAGCTCTCATGTCCCCCCTGGGCCTAGCCCTAGGGCTGGCTGTGGCTGAAGGAGACTCTGAGGCGGGGCAAGGCTTGGCCCAGGCTGTGTTAGAAGGTGTGGCGGCTGGCACCTTCCTGTATGTCACCTTCCTAGAAATTCTGCCCCAGGAGCTAGCAAGTCCTGAGGCCCCTCTGGCCAAGTGGGGCTGTGTAGCTGCTGGTTTTGCCTTCATGGCTGTTATTGCCTTGTGGGCCTGA
- the METTL17 gene encoding ribosome assembly protein METTL17, mitochondrial isoform X2 gives MFAAAIETEGHRCLHFRFRLTSGAMATARGLGCLLTLGRWRRGLGVAPQSRAFVAVVPGVSQVDNKSDFLKKRCHRRHPGILQLSCVRLPQALADAAQLLLLESSMPITEKQVQALTSYLWSRHLPVEPEELQRRAVYLEKKYLENADSSKMEEKLHEAVLRALRKTTYHWQELSYNEGLSLLYMAARLDGGFAAVSRAFHEIQARLPEFQPKTLMDFGSGTGSVTWAAHSTWGQSLREYMCVDSSAAMLELAEKLLKGGSESGVPSVPGVFFRQFLPVSPKVQFDVVVSAFSLSELPSKADRADVVQTLWRKTGHFLILVENGTKAGHSLLMDARDLVLNGKEKSPLDPRPGFVFAPCPHELPCPQMTASKPLACSFSQAYHPIPFSWNKKPKEEKFSMVILARGSPEEATRWPRITQPVLKRPRHVHCHLCCPDGQRQHAVITARRHGSSWGDLLPVITPSEPPPSPAQDPPES, from the exons ATGTTCGCCGCGGCGATTGAGACTGAGGGTCACCGGTGCCTGCATTTCCGTTTCCGGCTCACCTCTGGCGCCATGGCGACGGCGAGAGGATTGGGATGTCTGCTGACATTAGGCAGATGGCGCCGCGGCCTTGGAGTAGCTCCCCAGTCCCGA GCGTTCGTTGCTGTCGTGCCCGGCGTATCCCAGGTGGACAACAAATCCGATTTCCTGAAGAAAAGGTGCCATCGCCGACACCCCGGCATCCTGCAGCTGTCATGCGTGCGGCTGCCGCAAGCGTTGGCTGACGCCGCGCAGTTACTGTTGCTGG AGAGCTCGATGCCCATTACGGAGAAGCAGGTGCAAGCACTGACCAGTTATCTCTGGAGCCGGCATTTACCTGTAGAGCCAGAGGAGTTGCAAAGACGGGCTGTATATCTTGAGAAAAAATACCTGGAAAACGCAG ACTCATCTAAGATGGAGGAGAAACTTCACGAAGCAGTACTGCGTGCTTTGCGCAAAACCACCTATCATTGGCAAGAACTGAG CTACAATGAGGGACTGAGCCTGCTGTATATGGCAGCAAGACTGGATGGTGGCTTTGCAGCAGTCTCCAGGGCATTCCATGAG ATCCAAGCTCGACTTCCAGAGTTCCAGCCAAAAACCTTGATGGACTTTGGCTCAGGTACTGGTTCTGTCACCTG GGCTGCTCACAGTACTTGGGGCCAGAGCCTACGTGAATATATGTGCGTGGACAGCTCAGCTGCCATGTTGGAATTGGCAGAAAAGCTACTGAAAG GTGGTTCAGAATCTGGGGTGCCTTCTGTTCCAGGTGTCTTCTTCAGACAGTTTCTACCTGTATCACCAAAG GTGCAATTTGATGTGGTGGTGTCAGCCTTTTCTCTAAGTGAACTGCCCAGCAAGGCCGACCGCGCTGATGTAGTCCAAACCTTGTGGCGCAAGACAGGTCATTTCCTG ATATTGGTGGAGAATGGAACGAAAGCTGGGCACTCCCTTCTCATGGACGCCAGGGACCTGGTCCTTAAC gGAAAAGAGAAGTCACCTTTGGACCCTCGACCTGGTTTTGTCTTTGCCCCG TGTCCCCATGAActtccctgtccccagatgaCAGCCTCTAAGCCTCTGGCCTGTAGCTTTTCCCAGGCTTACCATCCCATCCCCTTCAGCTGG AACAAGAAGCCAAAGGAGGAGAAGTTCTCGATGGTGATCCTTGCCCGAGGGTCTCCGGAGGAGGCTACCCGCTGGCCCCGTATCACCCAGCCTGTCCTTAAGCGGCCACGCCACGTGCATTGTCACCTGTGCTGCCCAGATGGACAGAGGCAGCATGCTGTGATCACGGCCCGCCGGCATGGCAG CTCCTGGGGAGATCTTTTACCTGTGATCACACCGTCTGAGCCTCCTCCATCCCCTGCTCAGGATCCCCCTGAGAGCTGA
- the METTL17 gene encoding ribosome assembly protein METTL17, mitochondrial isoform X3: MFAAAIETEGHRCLHFRFRLTSGAMATARGLGCLLTLGRWRRGLGVAPQSRAFVAVVPGVSQVDNKSDFLKKRCHRRHPGILQLSCVRLPQALADAAQLLLLESSMPITEKQVQALTSYLWSRHLPVEPEELQRRAVYLEKKYLENADSSKMEEKLHEAVLRALRKTTYHWQELSYNEGLSLLYMAARLDGGFAAVSRAFHEIQARLPEFQPKTLMDFGSGTGSVTWAAHSTWGQSLREYMCVDSSAAMLELAEKLLKGGSESGVPSVPGVFFRQFLPVSPKILVENGTKAGHSLLMDARDLVLNGKEKSPLDPRPGFVFAPCPHELPCPQMTASKPLACSFSQAYHPIPFSWNKKPKEEKFSMVILARGSPEEATRWPRITQPVLKRPRHVHCHLCCPDGQRQHAVITARRHGRDLYRCARVSSWGDLLPVITPSEPPPSPAQDPPES; encoded by the exons ATGTTCGCCGCGGCGATTGAGACTGAGGGTCACCGGTGCCTGCATTTCCGTTTCCGGCTCACCTCTGGCGCCATGGCGACGGCGAGAGGATTGGGATGTCTGCTGACATTAGGCAGATGGCGCCGCGGCCTTGGAGTAGCTCCCCAGTCCCGA GCGTTCGTTGCTGTCGTGCCCGGCGTATCCCAGGTGGACAACAAATCCGATTTCCTGAAGAAAAGGTGCCATCGCCGACACCCCGGCATCCTGCAGCTGTCATGCGTGCGGCTGCCGCAAGCGTTGGCTGACGCCGCGCAGTTACTGTTGCTGG AGAGCTCGATGCCCATTACGGAGAAGCAGGTGCAAGCACTGACCAGTTATCTCTGGAGCCGGCATTTACCTGTAGAGCCAGAGGAGTTGCAAAGACGGGCTGTATATCTTGAGAAAAAATACCTGGAAAACGCAG ACTCATCTAAGATGGAGGAGAAACTTCACGAAGCAGTACTGCGTGCTTTGCGCAAAACCACCTATCATTGGCAAGAACTGAG CTACAATGAGGGACTGAGCCTGCTGTATATGGCAGCAAGACTGGATGGTGGCTTTGCAGCAGTCTCCAGGGCATTCCATGAG ATCCAAGCTCGACTTCCAGAGTTCCAGCCAAAAACCTTGATGGACTTTGGCTCAGGTACTGGTTCTGTCACCTG GGCTGCTCACAGTACTTGGGGCCAGAGCCTACGTGAATATATGTGCGTGGACAGCTCAGCTGCCATGTTGGAATTGGCAGAAAAGCTACTGAAAG GTGGTTCAGAATCTGGGGTGCCTTCTGTTCCAGGTGTCTTCTTCAGACAGTTTCTACCTGTATCACCAAAG ATATTGGTGGAGAATGGAACGAAAGCTGGGCACTCCCTTCTCATGGACGCCAGGGACCTGGTCCTTAAC gGAAAAGAGAAGTCACCTTTGGACCCTCGACCTGGTTTTGTCTTTGCCCCG TGTCCCCATGAActtccctgtccccagatgaCAGCCTCTAAGCCTCTGGCCTGTAGCTTTTCCCAGGCTTACCATCCCATCCCCTTCAGCTGG AACAAGAAGCCAAAGGAGGAGAAGTTCTCGATGGTGATCCTTGCCCGAGGGTCTCCGGAGGAGGCTACCCGCTGGCCCCGTATCACCCAGCCTGTCCTTAAGCGGCCACGCCACGTGCATTGTCACCTGTGCTGCCCAGATGGACAGAGGCAGCATGCTGTGATCACGGCCCGCCGGCATGGCAG GGATTTGTATCGCTGTGCCCGTGTCAGCTCCTGGGGAGATCTTTTACCTGTGATCACACCGTCTGAGCCTCCTCCATCCCCTGCTCAGGATCCCCCTGAGAGCTGA
- the METTL17 gene encoding ribosome assembly protein METTL17, mitochondrial isoform X1: MFAAAIETEGHRCLHFRFRLTSGAMATARGLGCLLTLGRWRRGLGVAPQSRAFVAVVPGVSQVDNKSDFLKKRCHRRHPGILQLSCVRLPQALADAAQLLLLESSMPITEKQVQALTSYLWSRHLPVEPEELQRRAVYLEKKYLENADSSKMEEKLHEAVLRALRKTTYHWQELSYNEGLSLLYMAARLDGGFAAVSRAFHEIQARLPEFQPKTLMDFGSGTGSVTWAAHSTWGQSLREYMCVDSSAAMLELAEKLLKGGSESGVPSVPGVFFRQFLPVSPKVQFDVVVSAFSLSELPSKADRADVVQTLWRKTGHFLILVENGTKAGHSLLMDARDLVLNGKEKSPLDPRPGFVFAPCPHELPCPQMTASKPLACSFSQAYHPIPFSWNKKPKEEKFSMVILARGSPEEATRWPRITQPVLKRPRHVHCHLCCPDGQRQHAVITARRHGRDLYRCARVSSWGDLLPVITPSEPPPSPAQDPPES; this comes from the exons ATGTTCGCCGCGGCGATTGAGACTGAGGGTCACCGGTGCCTGCATTTCCGTTTCCGGCTCACCTCTGGCGCCATGGCGACGGCGAGAGGATTGGGATGTCTGCTGACATTAGGCAGATGGCGCCGCGGCCTTGGAGTAGCTCCCCAGTCCCGA GCGTTCGTTGCTGTCGTGCCCGGCGTATCCCAGGTGGACAACAAATCCGATTTCCTGAAGAAAAGGTGCCATCGCCGACACCCCGGCATCCTGCAGCTGTCATGCGTGCGGCTGCCGCAAGCGTTGGCTGACGCCGCGCAGTTACTGTTGCTGG AGAGCTCGATGCCCATTACGGAGAAGCAGGTGCAAGCACTGACCAGTTATCTCTGGAGCCGGCATTTACCTGTAGAGCCAGAGGAGTTGCAAAGACGGGCTGTATATCTTGAGAAAAAATACCTGGAAAACGCAG ACTCATCTAAGATGGAGGAGAAACTTCACGAAGCAGTACTGCGTGCTTTGCGCAAAACCACCTATCATTGGCAAGAACTGAG CTACAATGAGGGACTGAGCCTGCTGTATATGGCAGCAAGACTGGATGGTGGCTTTGCAGCAGTCTCCAGGGCATTCCATGAG ATCCAAGCTCGACTTCCAGAGTTCCAGCCAAAAACCTTGATGGACTTTGGCTCAGGTACTGGTTCTGTCACCTG GGCTGCTCACAGTACTTGGGGCCAGAGCCTACGTGAATATATGTGCGTGGACAGCTCAGCTGCCATGTTGGAATTGGCAGAAAAGCTACTGAAAG GTGGTTCAGAATCTGGGGTGCCTTCTGTTCCAGGTGTCTTCTTCAGACAGTTTCTACCTGTATCACCAAAG GTGCAATTTGATGTGGTGGTGTCAGCCTTTTCTCTAAGTGAACTGCCCAGCAAGGCCGACCGCGCTGATGTAGTCCAAACCTTGTGGCGCAAGACAGGTCATTTCCTG ATATTGGTGGAGAATGGAACGAAAGCTGGGCACTCCCTTCTCATGGACGCCAGGGACCTGGTCCTTAAC gGAAAAGAGAAGTCACCTTTGGACCCTCGACCTGGTTTTGTCTTTGCCCCG TGTCCCCATGAActtccctgtccccagatgaCAGCCTCTAAGCCTCTGGCCTGTAGCTTTTCCCAGGCTTACCATCCCATCCCCTTCAGCTGG AACAAGAAGCCAAAGGAGGAGAAGTTCTCGATGGTGATCCTTGCCCGAGGGTCTCCGGAGGAGGCTACCCGCTGGCCCCGTATCACCCAGCCTGTCCTTAAGCGGCCACGCCACGTGCATTGTCACCTGTGCTGCCCAGATGGACAGAGGCAGCATGCTGTGATCACGGCCCGCCGGCATGGCAG GGATTTGTATCGCTGTGCCCGTGTCAGCTCCTGGGGAGATCTTTTACCTGTGATCACACCGTCTGAGCCTCCTCCATCCCCTGCTCAGGATCCCCCTGAGAGCTGA